In the Pseudonocardia sediminis genome, GGGGCGGGCTCTGCGCTCCGCGGAGCTTGCGGAGTGACTGCAGGAGAGGGCGCAGGTGGGCTCGTCGCGGGCACCGGTTCCGGCCGTGGAGCCCGTGTCGTCATCGGTGCGTTTGAAGGAGGGGTCGTGTCCGGTGGAGACGGTGTCGGCGTCACACCGGTCGCCGGTCCGGGGCTGGGCAGGGTCAGAGTCCAGCCGGGGCGCAGTTGATTCGGGTTCTCGAGTCTCGCTCCTCCCGGCTGTGGGATTCCGGAGTTCGCGGCGAAGAGTTCGTCTGCTCGAGCGGGGTCACCGAGATGTTCGGCGGCGAGTGCCGTCAGGGTGTCGCCGGGGCCGACTCGGATGCTGTCGGCGGCGTCGGTAGGCATCACCAGCCGCCAGCCGACGGTGAGCACCGATCCCTCGGTCAGGCGGCCACCGTCGGCCTGGACCCGTCCGGCGTTGAGCTCGTAGATCTCGCGCCATCGCAGTGGATCTCCGAGCGAGGTCTCGGCGATGCGCCACAGGGTGTCCCGAGGGGCGACGACATGGACGGGGCCGTCCGCGACGGCAACGTCGACGATGGGCGGGGGCTTCAGAGGCTGTACCGACGCGATCGTCGTTGCCATCGCTGCGGGGGCGGCCAGCGCGGGGCCGGTTCCGAGCAGCATCGCGACCAGCGCACCGGCGACCAGGCCTCCGACACGGAACCCGGGCACCGGGATCCGTGGCGTTGGCCGGTGAGCCAGGGCTGCCACCAGCTCCCGGATGATCGAGACGGCGAGTACGAACCACACCGCCGCCGCGACCACGGCGAGGAACGCCATCAGCAGCGTTCCGTCGTCCGGGCGCAGGACGAGGTCGGAGAGCGACCCGTCGAACGAAATGAGCTGGACGAGCAGCGGCCGTCCGAGCCACCAGAGTGCGACGGGAACACCGACCACGATTCCGGTGATGGCCAGGGCCGCAACAGCACCCGACACGATTCGGGATGCGACCCTCACGGTGTGCCTCCAGCCGGGTCCTGGACGAGCAGTGCCTCGGCGGTTCCGGTGCTGACGATCTCCTCGCGTCCGACGATGCCCAGCAGCACGGTGGGGCGGGCGAGCCGCGCCTCGACTCTGATTCTCTGTGGCCCGACGATCTCGGCAGACCCGTCCGCTCCGGCTCGGGCGAGATAGCCGCGTGCCGCCGCCACCGCGGCATTCGGGTCGACAGCTGCGCGGCCTCTCCGGAGCTGCGTCACGTCGAGTGCCTGCCCGGCGGCCCGGGCCGCCTCCTCTGCGATCGCATCCGCGCCGGCGAGGCCCTGCGCGGCGCGGACACCGTCGATACCCAGCCCGATGGCGATGAACAGGGCCAGGACAGCCGCAGCCATCGGAGCACTCACCGCGCCACCACCTCGGTCGAGTTCTACGTGGACGATCATGAACGCTCCCGCCAACGGTCGATGGGGCTGCTGAAGCTGGACACGACGGTCCGCGTGCCGGTTCCCGGGACTCCGAGGTCCGACCAGTCGACCGAGCACCGCACCGTCGCCTCGGCGGACGACGGGGTTCCGAGCGGTGCAGAGAAGCCTGCGGCGTTCACCTCGACGTCCGTCTGCGTGCAGTGGAGTCCCTGCTCGGACAGCCCGAGTTCGGCGGCTCGGCGTGCTTCCGCGGTGGCCGATGCGGGGTCACGCTGCAGCGAGGCGACCCGCGCGGCAGAACGCGCCGCGTGAGCCACCGCGGACTCCGCCGACACGAGCCGCCCACCGGCGATGGCCAACGCGATGAGCAGCCCGATCACGACGGTCAGGACGGCCGCCTCCACCGACGGGCTACCGCCGCGCTCCCCGTCCGGGATCGTGCCGATCACTGCGCCACCCGCTCGAGTCCACCGACTGCTTCACGCGTGATCGTCAGCGGGACCCCGGGAACGAGGGACAGGGCCGTACCCGTCACCCGGACCCGGAGAAGCCCCGCTTCGTCGTCGACGGAGGCGGACACGTCGACCCCGGTGAGCGCCGATCCGGCTGCACGTCGGAGGAAGTCGTTCGCGTCGCGGCTGGCAGCCACGGTGACGGATTCCGTCGCGAAGTAGCGCC is a window encoding:
- a CDS encoding pilus assembly protein; translation: MEAAVLTVVIGLLIALAIAGGRLVSAESAVAHAARSAARVASLQRDPASATAEARRAAELGLSEQGLHCTQTDVEVNAAGFSAPLGTPSSAEATVRCSVDWSDLGVPGTGTRTVVSSFSSPIDRWRERS
- a CDS encoding TadE family protein: MGERGGSASVEMALLWGVLMVLILAVVQVALVFYAGQLALTAAQDGLRSGRYFATESVTVAASRDANDFLRRAAGSALTGVDVSASVDDEAGLLRVRVTGTALSLVPGVPLTITREAVGGLERVAQ